Genomic segment of Aliarcobacter trophiarum LMG 25534:
GGAGTTTACGCACCGAAATGTGTCATCCTCCACGCGGCGTTGCTGCATCAGACTTCCGTCCATTGTGCAATATTCCCCACTGCTGCCTCCCGTAGGAGTCTGGACCGTGTCTCAGTTCCAGTGTGACTGATCATCCTCTCAAACCAGTTATGTGTCATTGTCTTGGTAAGCCATTACCCCACCAACTAACTGATACAATACAGGCTAATCTCTTACCAATAAATCTTTCCCTTTTATACTTCTGTATAAAAGGAATATAAGGTATTAGCAAACGTTTCCATTTGTTATCCCTTAGTAAGAGGCATATTACCTATACATTACTCACCCGTGCGCCACTTAGCTGACAATTATAGCAAGCTATAACCCGTTCTCGTTCGACTTGCATGTGTTAAGCACGCCGCCAGCGTTCACTCTGAGCCAGGATCAAACTCTCCATAAATTTTTTGATTAAATCTAATTTAATCTTTATGTAGTAGTTGAATCTGACTTTTTTGTTTTTAATTACTTAATTACAAAATTATCACTCAAATTTATAGACAAGTTAATAAATACTCTTCAATATTTATCTCTTGTTCAATTTTTTTTACTTTTAACAATCATGATATTTAGTTTACAAAGATTACTTCATTAAACTCTCAATATCTCTTTTAAAGAACTCTAATCTAACCCCTCGGTCAAATTGGACGGGAATTATAGTGCCTTTTTTCCTCTTTGTCAAGAGCTTATCACTTAATATACGCTTAAATTGTGGAATTTGTAAAAAACTACTAGTTTATTCTTTCTATATAACCTATTTTTGGGTAAATTTTAATATCTCTGAACTCTTTAGTAGTTGAGATAAATCTAATTGTACAAGGTTTTTTAAGTTCTATATTTTCACTTGTTAGTTTTGTATATACTCTTCCATCGACTCCAAAAGATATTTGTCCTAAAGAATCTGTTGTATTACAAGATATCTGAACATCTTCAATCCCATAGTTTTTAAGCAATACAAAAGGGCTATTTTCTATATTTTTATTGCAATGGTTTGAACTATAAATATATCTATTTGTAAGTGGGTCTTTTAAACTCTCTTTTTGTCCTGTATGTCCTTTATCATTTGTCTCACTATATATAGTAAAATATATCCCTCCACCCTTATCAGATCTACATCTCATAAATTTCATTGTCCAACGGCGCTTAAACCATTCAGCTACATCTTTTTCAAATTTATCATCTACTAAAGCTTTATATCTTGTATAGTTTAGATATATTAAAACTCTATTTGTTACTTCCTCAAGCTTATGATTTGGCATCTTTGGTGTAAACATTGTATAAAGAATTCCCAAAATCACAATTACAAAAACTAGTTCTATAAGTAAAAATGTTCTTTTCATATTAATTTTTTTATATATATTGCGAATAGCTCTTTTTGATAGTAATATATAGATATTTTATCATCATAGTTGTAGAACTCTTTTGTTGATAAATAGTAATCAGTCCCCTCTTCTATTTCATAAAACTTTAATCTTAATAATAAATCTTTATCCTCTAAAAATATCCTATTTATTCCTTTACTTTTTAGTTCATTTGATAACTCTTTTGCAAAGTGGTATTGATAAACAAAATGCTTTTGTGGGTTTTCAATAAGCAAATAAATAGGTTTGTTTATAAATGTAAATACTACATTTATTCCTAACATTATTACTATTGTAAATGCCATAATACTGTAGTTTCTTCTAAACTCTTTTAATCTTACTCTATACGAATGTAAAAACATTTTAACCATAGATGGTATTGCAATAACAACATAAGGGGCAAAATCTTCTATATATATTCTTTGTCTAAAAGATACTAAAATTGATAAGATAAGTGCTGTACTTGAGATATAAGTAGTTAGATCTATCTGTCTGCTTATGATTAATCTATAAATTACATATAAAAAATATAAAAATAGTATTGGTGAAAAAATAGCAGCATAAGTTCCAACAGTATCTATTAAAAATCCCCTTGGTTTTCCATCTGTTGGTACACCATAAATAATTAGTGAAATTACAAATAATATTGATGATATATATAATAGTTTTCTATCCTTTGTTTTTAATGAAAATAGGAATAGTGCTAAAAATAGTATTGAAAAGGAGTTGTCTACAAGCAATAAAAATGGTAATAAATAGTATAAATGCCTTTTATGCTCTTGATAAAAGTAAATATATAAAAGTGTAAGAAAAGTAACAACTATAGCTGTATTTACCAGTAATGATGCACTTAAAACTCCAGGAAGTGACATAAAAATTAAAACTGAAAGAAACCTATCTTTTTCATATTTAAAGTAATCTTTTGTAATTAAAAACATTAAAATAGAGCTTAATAAATAAAAAAGTATAAAAGGAGTCCGTAAAGCTAAATCATTATGCCCAAAAATATGTGTTGAGATATTTGTAATAATTGATAATATTGAACTATTATAATATAAATTTAAGGCTTCTTTGTATGAAATACTTAATGAATAATTTGCTGTTAAAAGTAGCAACAATACAATAAAAAATAGAGTTAAATAAAAAAATATTGTATATTTGCTTTTTATAAACATTTTATATCTTTAAAAAATTATCTATAATTTTATGCCCATATTCACTCATAATTGATTCAGGATGAAACTGAACTCCATAAATATTTTTGCCCTTTATCTCCAAAGACATAATTTCACCATCATCTATACTTTTTGAAGTAACTATAATCTCTTTTGGTAAATTCTCTTTTTCTACAATCAAAGAGTGATATCTTGTTTGAGTAAACTCTTTTGGTAAATTCTCAAAGATTTTTGTATCTTTTAAAACTTTTATTTTTGATGTTTTACCATGCATCATATTTTTTGCTCTCACAACCTTTGCACCAAATACTTGCCCTATTGCTTGGTGACCCAAACAAATACCAAATATTGGTTTTTTATCTGTAAAATACTCTATAACTTCTAAACATACTCCAGCTTCATTTGGAGTAGCAGGCCCTGGTGAGATTATAATTTTACTAGGATTTAGTGCAATAATTTCATCTAAGCTTAACTCATCATTTCTTATAACTTTTAAATCTGCTCCTAATTCTAAGCAATATTGAACAATATTGTATGTAAAACTATCGTAGTTATCAATCATTAAAACCATTTGTTTTTATCCTTATTAAAGCCCTATTCTATAGGTACTTAAGAAATATTTTTTAAATTTATTCAAATCTTTGCTACCCTATAGCTACCTATTTTTGTATTTTTTATATAGTTTTATACTATTTTCGGTAGCACAATTAATGAGCAAAAAAAGTTCATTATTGTACCTAAGAGATATTGGTATATTGTTTAATTAAAAAATAAATATTTATAATTACATTCATCTATAAATTTTTGCATCATTGCTATTTTACTTCTTATTGATCTTTCTGTAATGTAATATCCAAAAAAATTTTCTTTATTATTTTCTTCATTATTATAATTTTCAAGAAATTCTTTATATGGTATTATTTCTGAAGTTCCTTTTTGAATTATTCCATGGTACTTTGTAAGTGCATATTTTATATTTTTTATTAAATACTCTTTATCAGATTCATCTAACTTGTATCTGTGATAATCATAGATAAAAAATAAATCTGCTACGCTTTTCATATCTGTATTTTTAAATTTTCTAAATTCTTCTGAAACACTGTCAATTTCTAAAGTTTTATATTCCAAACCTGTATTTAGCCTAATGTATTCTCTGCTAACAACAAGATTTTCGATGATAGCTTTTGACACATATCCATCTGGGTATAGAAAAAAATCTCTCTTCAGCTTTTTCGATAATAATTCAAAAATAAAACATATATTTTGAAACTCCAAATCTTCAGTTAGCTCTTGATTGTTTAATAAAATTTCCAGTTCATCTTTAAAAAGTACTTTTTCATCTTTTTCAGAAAAATATAGCTCTATAAACTTTTTCTGATTTTCAGCTAAATCTTGTTTATATTCAATGTCTGATGAGGCACATGAAAAAATGTCTGATGCTATATCTGAAAACCTATCTATATCTGATATTCTATCAAAATTAAATTTACTATCTAATTTTTGGTATTTATGT
This window contains:
- a CDS encoding anthranilate synthase component II, yielding MVLMIDNYDSFTYNIVQYCLELGADLKVIRNDELSLDEIIALNPSKIIISPGPATPNEAGVCLEVIEYFTDKKPIFGICLGHQAIGQVFGAKVVRAKNMMHGKTSKIKVLKDTKIFENLPKEFTQTRYHSLIVEKENLPKEIIVTSKSIDDGEIMSLEIKGKNIYGVQFHPESIMSEYGHKIIDNFLKI
- a CDS encoding pilus assembly FimT family protein, giving the protein MKRTFLLIELVFVIVILGILYTMFTPKMPNHKLEEVTNRVLIYLNYTRYKALVDDKFEKDVAEWFKRRWTMKFMRCRSDKGGGIYFTIYSETNDKGHTGQKESLKDPLTNRYIYSSNHCNKNIENSPFVLLKNYGIEDVQISCNTTDSLGQISFGVDGRVYTKLTSENIELKKPCTIRFISTTKEFRDIKIYPKIGYIERIN
- a CDS encoding ArnT family glycosyltransferase encodes the protein MFIKSKYTIFFYLTLFFIVLLLLLTANYSLSISYKEALNLYYNSSILSIITNISTHIFGHNDLALRTPFILFYLLSSILMFLITKDYFKYEKDRFLSVLIFMSLPGVLSASLLVNTAIVVTFLTLLYIYFYQEHKRHLYYLLPFLLLVDNSFSILFLALFLFSLKTKDRKLLYISSILFVISLIIYGVPTDGKPRGFLIDTVGTYAAIFSPILFLYFLYVIYRLIISRQIDLTTYISSTALILSILVSFRQRIYIEDFAPYVVIAIPSMVKMFLHSYRVRLKEFRRNYSIMAFTIVIMLGINVVFTFINKPIYLLIENPQKHFVYQYHFAKELSNELKSKGINRIFLEDKDLLLRLKFYEIEEGTDYYLSTKEFYNYDDKISIYYYQKELFAIYIKKLI